The Kribbella amoyensis genomic sequence GCGGCAGGTTCGACACCGTCGCGTAGGTCGAGACGAACCGGCGCAACGCCAACGCGGAAAGGGGCTCCAGCCGTTCCAGTGGCTGCGTGTCCGGCGGGACGATCGTGGTCGCCGGACCCTGCCGGCCGATCCCGATCCGGGTCACGCCGAAGTCCGCGTCGTCCTGGCGGCGCTCCCAGAGCCGGTAGCTGCCCGCGAGCGACCACAACGTACCGGGTTCGGGGTGCAGGTAGTGCAGGGTGTCGCGCTGCCGGCTGATCGACCGGCCGAGCCGCAACCGCTGCTGGGCCAGGTGCCGCAGGTACGTCCGCCGGGCCTGGCCCATCTCGACCTTGCCGGCGCCGCTGTTCCTGGTGAAGATCGCGACCACGATCATGCCGACCATGGCCAGCCCGAACAGGCCGAAGATCACGTACCGCAGGCTGTTCGCGATGCTGCCGGAGAACATCAGCATCATCGCGCCCATCATCGCCACCATCGGCAGCACCATCAGCATCTGGGCCCACTGCCGGCCGCCCGGCTCGGGCACCTCGGGCGGTGCCTCCAGCAACAATTCGCCGCCGGGCAGGTCGGGCGCCGGTCGCCGCGCGGGACGGCGTACCACCACTGTTGCCATCGTCAACCTCCACCGAGAGTCCTACGGGCCGATCATCACGCGTGCGGTCCGGGCCGGACGGAGGGTGGCAGGAAGGTGTCGTGGCCGGTGCGGAGCGGGCCGCGCTCCCTACCTTGGCGAGGAAGTACCACTACCGGGAAGGAGCAGGTGGATGAGCGACTTCATCCAGGGTTTCACCGAGAGCATGGCCCACCAGGCCAACGTCACCTCGGCCTACGGACAGGACCTGAACTCCAACGCCGGCCGCACCGCGGCCACGGTGATGGACCTGAACGCCTCGTGGCGTGGACCGGGGTACACCGCCGCCGCGTCCGTCGGCGACGGCTGGCAGAGCGGCGTCCGGCCGCACCACGCCCGCGTCGACAACCGGTCGGCCGGGGTCAACCAGATCTCCGGGCAGTACGACCACCAGATCGGCAGCGAGGTCCAGGTGATGAGCGGACTCGGTTCGCTGACCGCCTGAGATCCCGCCGTCGCCAGAACAGGAAGGAGCAGGACGGATGCCAGAGCTTTTCCAGCGGTTCAGCGGTATGGCCGACGCCGGTCAGATGCAGAACAACAACTCCAACGACCGGCGGATGTTCGCCGAGGACGAGCTGCGGGCCACGCAGGCCCTCACCGACGTCGACTGGACCGACCAGGCCGGAGCCGACCTGGTCGCCGCCACGCACCAGGAGTTCGTCCAGACCTCGGCCGCGGCCGACCACCAGTCGGCCCAGGGCCGCGCGTACAACCAGTGCGCCGCGGACGGGGCCGGCACTCTCTCGAAATGCGTGGGGATCGCCGCCAGTCTGTGATCTCCTCGTACGACAGCCCCGGCCGGGCGACCCGGCCGGGGCTGTTCCGTTGGGGTGGGTCCGCGGGTTCTCAGTCCGGGGTTCTCAGTCCGCGCGGGCGAAGAGCCGTTCCGGCGGCAGCTCGGTCTGGACGTCCTCATGGTTCCGGGTGATCGCGGACCGGCTCGCGCGCCAGCGCCGGCGGTGACCGCCGACCAGCAACGCGGTCAGCACGATGATCAGCAGCGTTCCGCCGATCGCCAGACTCGTCATCCAGCGCGCCTCGTCGCCCGCGGTGCGCCACCGGGCCGCGATCGCGAGGGCGTGCTCGTCCGGAGGCGGTGCCTGCATGGACGGCAATTGATGGGCAGCCGTCAGGACCATGCCCTCGGTCACCGCCCGGTACGGATCGACGATGCCCGCGCCGTACTGCGAACCGTCCGTACCGCCTCGCGCGGGAGTCGTGGTCGCCTTGAGCCGCTGGATCACGTCGGCGGCCTTCATCTTCGGGTACGCCGCGCGCACCAACGCGGCCGTGGCGGCGACGAACGGCGTCGCGAAGCTGGTCCCGTCGGAGTACGCGTGCCCGGTTCGCCGGGTCGCCGCGAGCACGGATCCACCGGGCGCGACCAGGTCGACGTACGGACCGAACTGGGACCCCTGCAACCGCGCACCCGTGGTACTGATCGCGCCGACGCCGAGGACCCCGGGGTACTGGGCCGGGTACGAGGGCAGCACGTCGCCCGAGTTCCCCTGGCGGTTGCCGACGGCGGCGACCACGACGACGTCCTTGCTCACGGCGTACGCGATCGCGGCGCGTACCGGCCCCTGGTCCTGGTCACCGGACATCGAGAGGTTGAGGACCCGGGCACCGCTGTCCGCGGCGTACCGGATGCCCTTGGCAAGGATCTGCGGGTCGATCGGTTCGACCTGACCGGTGTCACCGGTCTCGCGTTCGCTGACCCGGATCGGGAGGATCCGCGCGCCGGGTGCGACGCCCTGGAAGCCGATGTCGGCGACGTGGTCCGCGGCGATGATGCTGGCGACCCCGGTGCCGTGCGAGACGCAGTCGTAGTTGCCGGGCAGCGAGCCGACCAGGTAGAAGTCGCGGCCGGGTAGGACCTTGCCCCGGGTCCGTAGCTGCGGGTGGTCCGCGTCCACCCCCGAGTCGACCACCGCGACGGTGATCCCGCTGCCAGTACTGAAAGGCCAGGCCCGTTGCGGTTTGAGCATCTCCTGGGCCCACGGCAGCAACCGCTCGACCGGCCGTCCCGGCTCGGGGTTGTTGCAGGCGCCGCGCGGAGGAGCCGCCGTGGCCTGAACGGTCAGCGGGCCTACCGCCACGGCCGCAGCCGCCAGCAGCAGGACCGGAACACGCCATCTCGCCAGCCATCTCACGGCTTCGAGGGTCCCGGACCCGCGGACCCGGGCGGGCCGGGTGGCCGGAAGAGGTCAGCGCCGTCCGCGCCGCCGGTCCGCCGGGGACAGTGGCGACAGTCCAGCGATCGAGGAGGCGACATGGGACCCACTGATCCGGCCGCCGGCGAGGCGCTCTCGCTGCTCGGACAACTCGACGTGACCGAGCGCGAGGTCCGCCGGCTCCGCTCGATGAACGAGGACACCACCGGGACGGCGCAGTCGCCCGACGGGCTGATCGAGGCGACCGTCGGGATGTACGGCGAGGTCCGCGAACTCGTCCTGGACCCACGGATCTTCCGGAACCCCGACGCCGAGGCGCTCGCCGACCAGCTCCGTGACGTGCTCAACGAGGCCGTCCGGGAGGCCCAGACCTCGGCCGCTCGGCAGCTGTCCACGCTGCTCCCGAACGGGATCGACGGACCGGCCGGGCTGGCGTTCGAACCGCTGCTCGAAGAACTCACCAGGACCCGGAAGGCGGCCCGCCGATGAGCCAGGGACCGATCAACTTCGGCGGTGTCGGGGACATCGACATGCACCCGGAACAGACCGGGGCGCTGACCCGGCGGCTGCACGACGCGGGCGCGGTGTTCGGCCGCGAGGTACCGGCGGCCGAGGGCAGCATCAACGCCGGCGAGCAGGAGGCCGACACCGGCTTCGACACGCTGTCCAAGAACTTCCGCGCCGCCTACAACGCGAGCGAGCCGCAGCTCGACCAGCTGAACCGCACCGTCCAGCGCCTGCTCGAGGACCTGGGCAACGGCGGCACCCGGATCGTCGCCGAGTACGTCCAGCAGGCCGAGCAGGACGCCGCGCGGATGCGATCCCTGGAGTGAGCGTCCCCGAGCCGACCACGGACCTGTGGTTGGCCCTGCGTACGTACTGGGACGAGAACATCTGGCCGCCGGCCGACGAGGCCGTCATCCACCGGATGGGCGAGTCCTGGCAGCAACTCGGCGAAGCGCTGACCCGGGCGGTGGACCAGGGACGGCAGGCGAACTCGGAACTGCCAACGTACTGGCGGGACGTGGCCGGCGGCATCTATCAGCGCAACGCGGGGTACACGCTGGACGATCTGCAGGCCTCGATCCAGGCGTACCGCGACCTGGCGCAACTCTGTTTCCAGTTCGCCGGCGAGGTCGCGAACGTCCGGAACGCCATCCTGGCCGAGCTGGCGGCGAACGCGTTCTTCTGGGGTCTCACGCTGGCGATGCCGGCGGGGTGGGCGGCGTGGTACCAGCTGCGGATCCTGGCCGGCATGGTCAGCCGGTTGGGCCCGGTCGTCCGGGCGGCCGCCTCCGCGCTCCGTCCGATCACGACCGCGGTACCGCAGTCGCTGCTGCGTGGAGCCGGTGCCGTCGGCAAGGGCCTCGGCGAGCTGGGCAAGGAGGCGGCCGAGGAGCTCGCCGTCGACGCGCTGGGTCAGAAGCTCACCCAGTGGCAGGGCTACCACCGCCCCTTCGACATGAAGCAGATGTGGACCAGCGCGGGTGCCGGTGCGCTGGGTGTTCCG encodes the following:
- the mycP gene encoding type VII secretion-associated serine protease mycosin, which produces MRWLARWRVPVLLLAAAAVAVGPLTVQATAAPPRGACNNPEPGRPVERLLPWAQEMLKPQRAWPFSTGSGITVAVVDSGVDADHPQLRTRGKVLPGRDFYLVGSLPGNYDCVSHGTGVASIIAADHVADIGFQGVAPGARILPIRVSERETGDTGQVEPIDPQILAKGIRYAADSGARVLNLSMSGDQDQGPVRAAIAYAVSKDVVVVAAVGNRQGNSGDVLPSYPAQYPGVLGVGAISTTGARLQGSQFGPYVDLVAPGGSVLAATRRTGHAYSDGTSFATPFVAATAALVRAAYPKMKAADVIQRLKATTTPARGGTDGSQYGAGIVDPYRAVTEGMVLTAAHQLPSMQAPPPDEHALAIAARWRTAGDEARWMTSLAIGGTLLIIVLTALLVGGHRRRWRASRSAITRNHEDVQTELPPERLFARAD
- a CDS encoding YbaB/EbfC family nucleoid-associated protein; amino-acid sequence: MGPTDPAAGEALSLLGQLDVTEREVRRLRSMNEDTTGTAQSPDGLIEATVGMYGEVRELVLDPRIFRNPDAEALADQLRDVLNEAVREAQTSAARQLSTLLPNGIDGPAGLAFEPLLEELTRTRKAARR